Proteins encoded together in one Scytonema millei VB511283 window:
- a CDS encoding alpha-amylase family protein, which produces MDSDGDGVGDFPGLTQKLDYLAGLGITCLWLLPFYPSPNRDNGYDVMDYYSVDPRLGTLGDFVEFMHKARERGIRVIVDLVVNHTSIAHPWFQAARSDRHSKYRDYYVWSDNPPPADPKHIAFPDVEDSLWDYDEQAGAYYLHHFYKEQPDLNIANPAVREEICKIMGFWLELGVSGFRIDAAPFLIMGIGIPEAKAEDLEGFLIEMRAFLVSRRADAVLLAEANVDADQIPVYFGNGDKMQLLFSFLLNQHMFLALARQDAATLIDGLNILPDAHHSCQWLNFVRHHDELTLDRLNESEIQEIFQAFAPEENMQMWGRGIRRRLPPMFGGDRQRVELVYSLLLTLPGTPMLRYGEEIGMGDDLSLEGRGSVRTVMQWSSRANGGFSSAPADKLARPAIAKGEYGYQKLNVTSQQRDPNSILSWMERAIRTRKQYPEFGSGKWEIIATEEPSVFAHSSQHNGNTVIAVHNLSAQSCTVRLQSAEYPHLLDVFSDRLYEQMDCNSKEIEISGYGYRWFQVN; this is translated from the coding sequence ATGGACTCGGATGGAGATGGCGTGGGTGATTTCCCAGGACTGACCCAAAAGTTAGATTATCTTGCAGGGTTGGGAATCACTTGTTTGTGGTTGCTACCTTTTTATCCCTCGCCTAACCGCGATAACGGCTACGATGTGATGGACTATTACAGCGTCGATCCTCGGTTGGGGACGTTGGGTGATTTTGTCGAGTTCATGCACAAGGCGCGGGAACGAGGAATTAGAGTTATAGTCGATCTCGTCGTCAATCACACGTCGATCGCGCATCCTTGGTTTCAAGCTGCAAGGAGCGATCGCCACTCCAAATATCGCGATTATTATGTATGGTCGGACAATCCCCCGCCAGCCGATCCCAAGCACATTGCTTTTCCCGATGTGGAAGATAGCCTTTGGGATTATGACGAGCAAGCAGGAGCGTATTACCTGCATCATTTCTACAAAGAACAGCCAGATTTAAATATTGCCAACCCAGCCGTGAGGGAAGAAATTTGTAAAATCATGGGCTTTTGGTTGGAGTTGGGGGTTTCTGGCTTTCGGATTGATGCCGCGCCTTTTCTAATTATGGGAATTGGCATTCCCGAGGCAAAGGCGGAAGACTTAGAAGGGTTTTTGATCGAAATGCGAGCATTTCTCGTCTCGCGGCGAGCTGATGCGGTTTTACTTGCTGAAGCTAATGTCGATGCAGACCAAATTCCCGTATATTTTGGCAATGGCGACAAAATGCAATTGCTATTCAGCTTCCTGTTGAACCAGCATATGTTTTTGGCATTGGCGCGGCAAGATGCAGCGACTCTGATTGACGGACTTAATATCCTACCCGACGCTCATCATAGCTGTCAATGGCTCAACTTCGTCCGCCACCACGACGAATTAACGCTCGATCGCCTCAACGAATCCGAAATCCAAGAAATCTTTCAAGCTTTTGCTCCCGAAGAAAATATGCAGATGTGGGGGCGAGGAATTCGGCGCAGGCTACCACCCATGTTTGGGGGCGATCGCCAGCGAGTAGAACTAGTGTACAGTCTGTTATTGACTCTACCTGGTACGCCAATGCTGCGTTATGGCGAAGAAATTGGTATGGGTGACGATCTCTCCTTAGAGGGTCGCGGCAGCGTTCGCACGGTGATGCAATGGTCAAGTAGAGCAAATGGTGGGTTCTCGTCTGCACCAGCAGACAAATTAGCGCGTCCGGCGATCGCCAAAGGAGAATACGGCTACCAGAAACTCAACGTAACTTCCCAACAGCGCGACCCTAATTCAATTCTCAGTTGGATGGAACGAGCGATCCGCACCCGCAAGCAGTATCCAGAATTTGGCTCTGGTAAGTGGGAAATTATCGCTACAGAGGAACCAAGCGTATTTGCTCACAGTTCTCAACACAATGGAAATACAGTTATTGCCGTTCACAACTTATCTGCGCAGTCATGCACGGTTAGGTTGCAATCGGCAGAATACCCGCATCTATTGGATGTATTTAGCGATCGCCTCTACGAACAAATGGATTGTAATTCTAAAGAGATCGAAATTTCTGGCTACGGCTATCGCTGGTTTCAGGTAAATTAG
- a CDS encoding TMEM165/GDT1 family protein, translated as MLAAFIASFLLIAVSELGDKTFFIAAILAMRHSRRLVFAGAVSALAAMTILSVLVGQVAALLPKTYIQYAEIALFLGFGLKLLYEASKMPVSSCDTEIIQEAKTAVEKAEFNLPKTQNAGAIIAEAFTLTFLSEWGDRTQIATIALATRYPVVGVTIGAILGHALCAALAVVCGRMLAGRISERKLTIAGGILFIIFGVMAVVEAA; from the coding sequence GTGCTAGCAGCCTTCATTGCCAGTTTTTTACTGATTGCGGTTTCAGAATTAGGGGATAAAACTTTTTTCATCGCTGCAATTTTGGCGATGCGTCATTCGCGACGGCTGGTGTTTGCTGGTGCGGTGTCAGCTTTAGCAGCGATGACAATACTTTCTGTTTTAGTGGGACAAGTTGCGGCTTTGTTGCCTAAAACATACATTCAATATGCAGAAATTGCCTTGTTTCTGGGTTTTGGTTTGAAGTTGCTTTACGAAGCAAGTAAAATGCCAGTGAGTTCTTGCGATACAGAAATTATTCAAGAGGCAAAAACTGCTGTTGAGAAAGCAGAATTTAATTTACCGAAAACTCAAAATGCTGGAGCAATTATTGCTGAGGCTTTTACGCTAACTTTTTTATCAGAATGGGGCGATCGCACTCAAATTGCAACTATTGCTTTAGCAACTCGATATCCAGTTGTAGGCGTGACTATTGGAGCAATTTTAGGTCATGCTTTATGCGCGGCGCTTGCAGTCGTTTGCGGACGCATGTTAGCTGGACGGATCTCGGAGCGAAAGTTAACTATTGCTGGAGGAATTCTCTTTATTATCTTTGGTGTGATGGCAGTAGTTGAAGCAGCATGA
- a CDS encoding sensor histidine kinase: MQNYSIAHSTSQLRAIANRLATDLTSVETAALIVDRYGREIGRHNSRIGEPPAPQLPQDWYAPALAGGLKQDYIVKDKNGSDILVALVPIPPRQKPLGVAMLSTSLESSYQLVRQHVFSTVVACPILLAIVTIAIFLMVRSTLRPLERMTVIADRIAQGDLALRSDLQPGTNEIGQLARSFDQMVERLQNALAVKTQSEDRLRQFLGDVSHELRTPLTVVGGYADLLLRGVAKTPEESTRLLRAMRREINRTERLVRDLLLLVRSDRAATFEMQAVDLSELCTEIAAQFRLMMGQRVFQTAIAKKVVVLGDPDRIEQVLSNILDNAIRHTPEGTRIDLRLKVIGNSAWIEIADTGRGIPTDFLSNIFERFHSSQQQGTGLGLAIARAIVEAHGGTILAFNQPMGGACFIVELPLYS; encoded by the coding sequence ATGCAGAACTACTCAATCGCACATTCGACGAGCCAACTCCGAGCAATTGCCAATCGACTGGCTACAGACCTTACCTCAGTTGAAACAGCAGCATTAATTGTCGATCGCTACGGTCGAGAAATCGGTCGCCACAATAGCAGGATAGGCGAACCGCCTGCACCCCAGTTGCCGCAAGATTGGTACGCGCCAGCTTTAGCAGGGGGGCTGAAGCAAGACTACATTGTCAAGGATAAAAATGGCAGCGATATCTTAGTGGCGCTCGTGCCGATTCCCCCACGTCAAAAACCACTAGGTGTAGCGATGCTAAGTACGTCGCTAGAAAGCAGCTATCAATTGGTACGCCAGCACGTCTTTTCTACCGTTGTAGCTTGTCCGATCTTGTTAGCGATCGTTACCATCGCAATTTTTCTCATGGTTCGCAGCACCCTAAGACCCCTAGAACGCATGACTGTCATAGCGGATCGGATTGCACAGGGCGATTTGGCTCTGCGGAGCGACCTCCAACCAGGGACGAATGAAATTGGACAGTTGGCTCGCTCTTTCGATCAAATGGTCGAGCGATTGCAAAACGCCCTAGCAGTTAAGACGCAATCAGAAGATAGACTGCGCCAGTTTTTAGGAGATGTATCGCACGAACTACGGACACCGCTGACAGTCGTTGGTGGCTATGCCGATCTGCTGCTACGAGGAGTGGCAAAGACTCCTGAAGAAAGCACGCGCCTGTTGCGGGCGATGCGTCGCGAAATCAACCGTACTGAGCGACTAGTCAGGGATTTATTATTACTGGTACGCAGCGATCGCGCGGCGACTTTTGAGATGCAAGCAGTCGATCTATCGGAATTATGTACTGAAATTGCCGCCCAGTTTCGTCTGATGATGGGACAGCGCGTCTTCCAGACCGCTATTGCTAAGAAAGTTGTGGTGTTGGGCGATCCAGACCGGATCGAGCAAGTGTTGTCGAACATTTTAGACAATGCCATCCGCCATACCCCCGAAGGGACGCGCATCGATCTGCGACTCAAAGTCATTGGGAACTCGGCATGGATTGAAATTGCCGATACGGGTCGGGGGATTCCTACCGATTTCCTGTCAAACATCTTTGAACGCTTTCATAGCAGTCAGCAGCAAGGCACGGGGCTGGGATTAGCAATTGCCAGGGCGATCGTAGAAGCCCACGGCGGTACGATTTTGGCGTTTAATCAGCCGATGGGAGGTGCGTGTTTTATTGTCGAGCTACCGTTGTATTCATAA
- a CDS encoding response regulator transcription factor: MMNNSAASNNLRSEHFQRSTPDPSNPTIRVLVVDDEQSIIDLIELGLRYEGFEVQSVQSGYAGIELVNAWCPHLIILDGNLPDLDGFSLCHRIRQYSDVPIVMLTVRDELADKIKGLELGADDYLTKPFHFSELLARIRAALRRYLAPTSSILTVGSLTLNADTREVWRAGMPVELTRKEFNLLHLLMQHPDRVLERQTILDRVWGYDYYDDTTVIEVYISNLRNKLDRDPHGLIRTVRGIGYMFKVPPITNSSAVESDSDIQTSL, translated from the coding sequence ATGATGAATAACTCAGCTGCATCAAATAATTTACGCTCCGAGCATTTTCAGCGATCGACACCAGATCCTAGCAACCCAACGATTCGAGTGCTAGTCGTAGATGACGAACAATCAATCATTGACTTGATCGAACTAGGTTTGCGCTACGAAGGATTTGAAGTGCAGTCGGTGCAGAGCGGCTATGCTGGCATTGAGCTGGTCAATGCTTGGTGTCCACATCTAATAATTCTAGATGGAAATTTGCCCGATCTAGATGGCTTTAGTTTATGTCATCGTATCCGTCAGTATAGTGACGTGCCGATCGTGATGCTGACGGTACGCGACGAGTTAGCAGATAAAATTAAGGGTTTAGAACTTGGTGCTGATGATTATCTCACCAAACCCTTTCATTTTTCCGAATTGCTTGCTCGCATTAGAGCTGCATTGCGGCGATATTTAGCTCCAACGAGCAGTATATTAACTGTGGGATCGCTAACACTGAATGCTGATACGCGAGAGGTTTGGCGTGCAGGTATGCCCGTAGAACTAACTCGTAAAGAGTTTAATCTGTTGCACCTGCTGATGCAGCATCCCGATCGCGTCTTAGAGCGCCAAACAATTCTCGATCGCGTCTGGGGCTATGATTACTACGATGACACGACGGTAATCGAAGTTTACATTAGCAATTTGCGAAACAAGCTAGACCGCGATCCGCATGGTTTAATTCGGACTGTGCGCGGAATTGGCTATATGTTCAAAGTTCCACCTATAACTAATTCAAGCGCAGTTGAGAGCGATTCAGATATTCAAACCAGCTTATGA
- a CDS encoding GDSL-type esterase/lipase family protein: MKVLFFSLGFNVIGLVLATLFIAKKGGISYLQLKLSRLKQKPDRLRLQVANPVYYLQRISQFQLAPISNSDIVFLGDSITDECEWSELLENPHIKNRGISGDTTMGVLNRLEDIVSSQPAKIFMMIGINNFIHYQQSAAEILGDYQKIIVGICERSPNTEVFLQSVLPINRAKSGLNVSDREILQLNSALQKLATEYSLTYIDLSSYLSDEQHQLKECYTLDGVHLNGQAYSIWKHVIEKYV; encoded by the coding sequence ATGAAAGTTTTATTTTTTTCTCTCGGATTTAATGTTATAGGTTTAGTTTTGGCAACATTATTTATTGCTAAAAAAGGTGGTATTTCTTATTTACAACTCAAACTTTCAAGGCTTAAACAAAAACCCGATCGCCTTCGTCTTCAAGTTGCTAACCCGGTCTATTACTTGCAAAGAATTAGTCAATTCCAACTTGCACCAATATCCAATTCAGATATTGTGTTTTTGGGAGATAGTATTACTGATGAATGCGAATGGTCTGAGTTGTTAGAAAATCCTCACATTAAAAATCGCGGTATCTCTGGCGATACTACTATGGGAGTGTTAAATCGTCTTGAGGACATTGTGAGTTCTCAGCCAGCCAAAATTTTCATGATGATTGGAATTAATAATTTTATTCATTATCAGCAATCGGCAGCAGAAATTTTAGGAGATTATCAAAAGATTATCGTTGGGATTTGCGAGCGCAGTCCTAATACAGAAGTATTTCTTCAAAGTGTTTTGCCAATCAATCGGGCTAAATCTGGTTTGAATGTCAGCGATCGCGAGATCTTACAATTAAATTCTGCTCTCCAAAAACTAGCAACAGAATATTCACTCACCTATATCGATTTGTCTTCTTACCTCTCAGACGAACAGCATCAACTAAAGGAATGTTACACGCTAGATGGAGTGCATTTAAACGGTCAAGCTTACTCAATTTGGAAGCATGTTATAGAAAAGTATGTATAG
- a CDS encoding succinate dehydrogenase/fumarate reductase flavoprotein subunit — protein MLEHDVIIVGGGLAGCRAAVEIARLDPSLNVAVVAKTHPIRSHSVAAQGGIAATLKNVDDKDSWEAHAFDTVKGSDYLADQDAVELLAREAPDVVIDLEHMGVLFSRLPDGRIAQRAFGGHSHNRTCYAADKTGHAILHELVNNLRRYGVQVYEEWYVMRLILEDGQAKGVVMYSILDGHIEVVRAKAVMFATGGYGRVYNTTSNDYASTGDGLAMAAIAGLPLEDMEFVQFHPTGLYPVGVLISEAVRGEGAYLINAEGERFMATYAPSRMELAPRDITSRAIAYEIRAGRGVYPDGRAGGPCVYLDLRHMGKEKIMSRVPFCWEEAHRLVGVDAVHQPMPVRPTVHYSMGGIPVNTDGQVRRSAEQLVEGFFAAGECACVSVHGANRLGSNSLLECVVYGRRTGAAIAQYVQNRKLPDIQEQRYINEAKQQIQALLEQPGKYRIEQVRTAFQDAMTQHCGVFRTESLMQEGLQQLQQLQQQSAQIYLDDKGSCWNTEIIEALELGSLIVVGQLILNSALNRQESRGAHFREDFPQRDDSNFLKHTLSYYSPAGIDLQYKPVAITMFEPQERKY, from the coding sequence ATGCTAGAACACGATGTCATTATTGTTGGCGGCGGACTAGCTGGCTGTCGTGCCGCAGTAGAAATTGCCCGCCTCGATCCGAGTTTGAATGTGGCTGTAGTGGCGAAAACTCACCCGATCCGCTCTCATTCTGTCGCCGCTCAAGGAGGAATTGCTGCAACGCTGAAGAATGTGGATGATAAAGATAGCTGGGAAGCTCACGCCTTTGATACTGTGAAAGGTTCCGACTATCTAGCCGATCAAGATGCGGTGGAGTTGCTAGCCCGTGAAGCCCCCGATGTGGTGATAGATCTAGAACACATGGGAGTGTTATTTTCTCGCTTGCCTGACGGTCGCATCGCTCAAAGAGCCTTCGGCGGACATTCTCACAATCGTACCTGCTATGCCGCAGATAAGACCGGACACGCCATTCTACACGAACTCGTCAATAATTTACGGCGATATGGCGTACAGGTTTATGAAGAATGGTACGTGATGCGTCTGATTTTGGAGGACGGTCAAGCTAAGGGCGTAGTCATGTACAGCATTCTCGACGGACACATCGAAGTCGTACGCGCCAAAGCGGTGATGTTTGCTACGGGCGGTTACGGTCGAGTTTACAACACGACTTCTAACGATTATGCTTCGACAGGCGACGGATTGGCAATGGCGGCGATCGCAGGTCTGCCTTTAGAAGACATGGAATTCGTCCAATTTCACCCTACGGGATTGTATCCAGTCGGCGTATTGATCTCGGAAGCCGTACGAGGGGAAGGAGCGTATTTAATTAATGCCGAGGGAGAGCGTTTTATGGCAACCTACGCCCCCTCAAGGATGGAATTAGCGCCACGGGATATTACCTCTCGGGCGATCGCCTATGAAATTCGTGCCGGACGCGGCGTTTATCCCGATGGTCGGGCAGGTGGTCCCTGCGTGTATCTCGACTTACGGCACATGGGCAAGGAAAAAATTATGAGCCGCGTCCCTTTTTGCTGGGAAGAAGCCCATCGACTCGTAGGAGTTGATGCCGTCCATCAACCGATGCCCGTGCGTCCTACAGTCCACTATTCTATGGGTGGGATACCAGTGAATACAGACGGACAGGTGCGTCGTAGCGCCGAACAGTTAGTAGAAGGCTTTTTCGCAGCTGGGGAGTGTGCTTGCGTTTCCGTCCACGGTGCTAATCGTTTGGGCAGCAATTCTTTGTTGGAGTGCGTAGTCTACGGACGGCGTACGGGAGCTGCGATCGCGCAATACGTCCAAAATCGTAAATTACCGGATATCCAAGAGCAACGCTATATTAACGAGGCAAAACAGCAAATTCAAGCCTTGTTAGAACAGCCAGGAAAGTACCGGATCGAGCAAGTCCGTACGGCTTTTCAAGATGCCATGACGCAGCACTGCGGTGTATTTCGGACGGAAAGCTTGATGCAAGAAGGCTTACAACAATTGCAACAACTGCAACAGCAATCCGCGCAAATATATTTAGATGATAAAGGCAGTTGTTGGAATACGGAAATTATTGAAGCCTTAGAACTGGGAAGTTTAATTGTCGTCGGACAACTCATTTTAAATTCAGCCCTCAACCGTCAAGAAAGCCGTGGCGCTCACTTCCGCGAAGACTTTCCGCAACGGGACGACAGTAATTTCCTCAAACACACCCTATCGTATTATTCCCCTGCTGGTATTGACCTGCAATACAAACCCGTCGCAATTACTATGTTTGAACCGCAAGAACGAAAGTACTAA
- a CDS encoding M48 family metallopeptidase — MIETSRSARRTWYYPVLGSIAALGVSVGTPEVALSVPWAELFQQGAQVIQLYRISDRDEVELGKQINQQLLSTQFQPVRDRALNSKVNRIGQKLAQTSSRPDIPYTFQVVQDKSINAFATAGGFVYVTTGLLEAVDNDAQLAGVLAHEIGHIAARHTVEQMRQAAIAQGLANAAGVDRNKVVALGVEFGVRRPRSRQAEFEADRLGFENMQRAGYDQNQMIAFLEKLRNQSSVPAFLSTHPATSDRIARLQGDD, encoded by the coding sequence ATGATTGAGACTTCTAGATCTGCTCGTCGTACTTGGTATTATCCAGTACTTGGCTCGATAGCTGCATTAGGTGTTAGTGTAGGTACTCCCGAAGTAGCCTTATCGGTTCCGTGGGCAGAGTTATTCCAGCAAGGAGCGCAAGTCATCCAACTCTACAGGATTTCTGACCGAGATGAAGTAGAGTTAGGTAAGCAAATTAACCAACAACTCCTTAGTACTCAGTTTCAACCCGTGCGCGATCGCGCCTTAAATAGCAAAGTCAATCGCATCGGTCAAAAATTAGCTCAAACTAGCTCTCGTCCCGATATTCCCTATACCTTTCAAGTGGTACAGGATAAAAGCATCAATGCTTTTGCCACTGCTGGGGGTTTTGTTTACGTCACCACAGGCTTACTAGAAGCCGTAGACAACGACGCACAACTTGCTGGCGTGTTGGCTCACGAAATCGGTCACATTGCGGCGCGTCATACAGTAGAGCAAATGCGACAAGCTGCGATCGCTCAAGGGTTAGCAAATGCGGCGGGAGTCGATCGCAACAAAGTCGTAGCATTGGGAGTTGAATTCGGCGTGCGCCGTCCGCGCAGCCGTCAAGCAGAATTTGAAGCAGATCGTCTGGGATTTGAGAATATGCAACGAGCTGGCTACGACCAAAATCAGATGATTGCCTTTCTAGAAAAACTACGCAACCAATCTTCAGTACCAGCCTTTTTAAGTACCCACCCAGCCACCAGCGATCGCATTGCCAGACTCCAAGGCGACGATTGA